The Desulfuromonadales bacterium genome includes a region encoding these proteins:
- a CDS encoding universal stress protein, translating to EDIDRIADIEVHHGHPVDQILEMADRIDADLIVLGSHGKGRLKYAFLGSVAEKVLRKTLRPAMVVPLR from the coding sequence CGAGGACATCGACCGGATTGCCGACATCGAGGTGCATCACGGCCATCCGGTCGACCAGATCCTCGAAATGGCCGACCGCATCGACGCCGACCTGATCGTGCTGGGCAGCCACGGCAAGGGCAGGCTCAAATACGCGTTCCTTGGCAGCGTGGCGGAAAAGGTGCTGCGCAAAACCTTACGACCGGCCATGGTGGTGCCCCTGCGGTAG